In bacterium, a single window of DNA contains:
- a CDS encoding dynamin family protein, with the protein MNEIMTIPDRKEILAIIRKVIERNKIDSLNAQVSALDSVLDENGLINVALVGGFKSGKSSFINSVSGRDILPVAVLPLTSVITYVRYGPEEKITVKFQDGHFKAIPSQDLEDYITERLNPHNVKRVSRVDIELKELYPFREIQLVDTPGVGSAYKHNTQTLAEWLPKIGAAFVTVNITHPFSELDIALLQELKIYTSEIIVLLTKIDLTTEKEVDEVTAFVKSQFRKFVDKEPQIFPFSNRPGFETNRNFVFNYIIEKIASRHRQKSNEILDYKFRSIASQCREYLNLALSIADSATQSRNQLYEKLLFERELLPKIRIEMQVLEQDININIQKEFSETFQSEYGNVVTRVMQNFDKQAPLWHGNLAKQSEHFREWLRGQLTSELEALSERIGVKLAEKYVQSTLDSLKRIVEAFQNRLSYEVEKVMNTKFSGAKFDAHFEKPKQPDVRVGTIFMTPLWQMFWFLIPMRIFRPVVHRHFQRVIKWEIEKNLYRLGSQWTERLSPLNSILSEQAFGFIKNEIITLSSILQSAPDQRKQIEEAIEETDSCYQLSAGQRI; encoded by the coding sequence ATGAATGAAATAATGACCATTCCAGATCGTAAAGAAATATTAGCAATCATCCGAAAAGTCATCGAAAGGAATAAAATTGATTCACTGAATGCCCAGGTATCAGCTCTTGATTCTGTACTAGATGAGAATGGTCTAATTAATGTCGCCTTGGTCGGGGGTTTTAAGTCGGGAAAAAGCTCTTTCATCAACTCTGTCTCTGGTAGAGATATCCTGCCCGTAGCCGTTCTGCCTTTGACATCTGTAATTACATACGTCCGTTATGGTCCGGAAGAAAAAATTACAGTTAAATTCCAAGACGGGCATTTTAAGGCAATCCCTTCTCAAGATCTAGAAGATTATATTACCGAGAGATTGAATCCTCACAATGTCAAGCGTGTATCGCGAGTTGATATTGAACTAAAGGAACTTTACCCTTTTCGAGAAATCCAGTTGGTCGACACGCCCGGTGTAGGGAGCGCGTATAAACATAATACGCAGACTTTAGCCGAATGGCTTCCCAAGATCGGGGCAGCATTTGTAACTGTGAATATCACCCACCCTTTTTCAGAGCTGGATATCGCCCTTTTACAGGAATTAAAGATCTACACTTCTGAAATTATTGTTTTACTTACCAAGATTGACCTGACGACAGAAAAGGAGGTCGACGAAGTAACCGCCTTCGTTAAGAGCCAGTTTAGGAAATTTGTAGATAAAGAACCGCAAATCTTCCCATTTTCAAACCGGCCGGGATTTGAGACGAATCGAAACTTCGTATTTAACTATATTATAGAAAAGATAGCTTCCAGGCATAGGCAAAAATCGAATGAAATACTCGATTACAAATTTAGATCAATCGCTTCCCAATGCCGGGAGTATTTAAACCTCGCTTTATCCATTGCCGATTCAGCAACTCAATCCCGTAACCAATTATATGAAAAATTGCTATTTGAGAGAGAGTTGCTGCCCAAAATCCGAATTGAAATGCAGGTCCTTGAACAGGATATAAATATTAATATTCAAAAAGAATTCTCCGAAACTTTTCAGTCCGAATACGGCAATGTCGTCACCAGAGTCATGCAAAATTTTGATAAACAAGCACCACTCTGGCATGGCAATCTGGCAAAACAATCGGAACATTTTAGAGAATGGCTCAGGGGGCAGTTGACAAGCGAACTCGAAGCCTTATCGGAGCGTATTGGAGTCAAGCTGGCGGAAAAATATGTTCAAAGTACACTTGATAGCCTTAAACGAATTGTAGAAGCATTTCAGAACAGGCTCTCATACGAAGTTGAAAAAGTAATGAACACCAAGTTTTCCGGAGCGAAATTTGATGCCCATTTTGAAAAACCCAAACAACCGGATGTCCGGGTCGGTACTATTTTTATGACGCCGCTCTGGCAAATGTTTTGGTTTCTAATCCCAATGAGAATTTTTAGGCCCGTCGTCCATCGTCACTTTCAACGTGTTATTAAATGGGAAATCGAAAAAAACCTCTACCGTCTAGGTTCCCAATGGACCGAGAGGCTGTCTCCACTGAATAGTATTCTATCGGAACAAGCATTTGGTTTTATTAAAAATGAGATTATCACTTTATCCTCGATCCTGCAGAGTGCACCAGACCAGCGCAAGCAGATTGAAGAGGCGATAGAAGAAACCGATAGCTGCTATCAATTGAGTGCAGGACAAAGGATTTAA
- the eno gene encoding phosphopyruvate hydratase: protein MSKITKIEAIEVLDSRGNPTIGVKVKLESNVSAIALVPSGASTGEKEAVELRDDDKKRYQGKGVLKAVKNVNTEISKALCGMPAEDQRSIDLAMIELDGTHNKAKLGANAILAVSMACARAAAQEHQLPLYRYLGGANACLLPVPCMNIINGGRHADNNVDFQEFMIAPHNANSFKEAIRMGIETFHTLKGILKGKGYSTAVGDEGGFAPQLKTNEEAMELIMTAIDKAGYKPGDDISICLDPAASEMWDDDGYLMFKSDKSRRSPEEMIQLWQEWAGKYPIVLLEDGLAENDWKGWASLTSILGGNIELVGDDIFCTNSAILQKGIDAGVANSVLIKLNQIGTVSETLDTIKLAQKNNYFYFISHRSGETEDSTIADLTVATAAGHIKTGSGCRSERIAKYNRFLWIEHELGNQAVFAGKKAFKNQG from the coding sequence ATGAGTAAGATTACCAAAATCGAAGCCATCGAAGTTCTTGACTCCAGAGGCAACCCGACTATAGGGGTAAAAGTGAAACTGGAGAGCAACGTTAGCGCAATTGCGTTGGTGCCCTCCGGCGCGAGTACCGGAGAAAAGGAGGCTGTCGAGCTGCGCGATGACGATAAAAAACGTTATCAGGGAAAAGGTGTGCTCAAGGCAGTAAAAAATGTCAATACGGAAATCAGCAAGGCACTATGCGGCATGCCGGCTGAGGATCAGCGCAGCATCGACCTTGCGATGATCGAGTTAGATGGTACGCACAATAAGGCCAAGCTGGGGGCCAACGCCATCCTTGCTGTCTCGATGGCCTGTGCCAGAGCAGCGGCTCAAGAGCACCAGCTGCCGCTCTATCGGTACCTCGGCGGTGCAAATGCTTGCTTGCTGCCGGTCCCCTGCATGAATATCATCAATGGCGGCCGGCATGCTGATAATAACGTCGACTTTCAGGAATTCATGATTGCTCCACATAACGCCAACTCTTTCAAGGAAGCGATCCGGATGGGCATAGAGACCTTCCACACGCTCAAGGGAATTCTCAAGGGCAAAGGCTACAGCACGGCTGTCGGAGATGAGGGCGGCTTTGCACCGCAGCTTAAGACCAACGAAGAGGCGATGGAGCTGATCATGACAGCGATCGATAAAGCTGGATATAAGCCGGGAGACGACATCAGCATCTGCCTTGATCCAGCGGCCAGTGAAATGTGGGATGATGACGGATATTTGATGTTCAAGTCGGACAAGTCGCGGCGGTCACCTGAAGAAATGATCCAGTTGTGGCAGGAGTGGGCGGGCAAGTATCCAATCGTTCTGCTTGAAGATGGCCTTGCAGAGAATGACTGGAAGGGATGGGCCAGCCTCACCAGCATACTGGGCGGTAACATCGAACTTGTTGGAGATGATATTTTCTGCACCAATTCAGCTATTCTGCAAAAAGGCATAGACGCTGGTGTCGCCAATTCAGTGTTGATCAAACTCAATCAGATTGGGACGGTCAGTGAAACACTGGACACCATCAAGCTTGCCCAGAAAAATAACTATTTCTATTTCATCTCCCATCGTTCGGGAGAGACAGAAGATTCGACGATCGCGGATCTGACGGTCGCCACTGCTGCGGGCCATATTAAAACCGGATCAGGCTGCAGGAGCGAGCGCATTGCGAAATACAACCGCTTCCTCTGGATCGAGCACGAATTAGGCAATCAAGCTGTTTTTGCCGGCAAAAAAGCCTTCAAGAACCAGGGTTAA